The Methanocalculus natronophilus genome window below encodes:
- a CDS encoding RtcB family protein, with amino-acid sequence MLHGIQHVGLHEWDVPVGYAPDMRVSGRLYLSEALGRTLEEGAVRQCANVATLPGIIGHSYGMPDIHWGYGFPIGGVAAFSRDGGVISPGGVGFDINCGVRLITIPLEARDLRDLESIIARLYDGVPTGVGSKSSFSLSRSGLLDLVLEGSPYAIKEGFGLPEDASHCEEGGCMKEASLESLSDKAIQRGIPQCGTLGSGNHFLELQVVSEIRDREAADTFGITEGMVCCMIHCGSRGFGHQVCTDHIKTLDKASKKYGIKLPDRQLACAPLTSPEGEGYFSAMAAAANYAWANRQIITHQVRTIFESAFGIAYREMPLVYDVAHNIAKWEMHEVDGENSEVCVHRKGATRAFGPGRHELPGRYQKTGQPVIIPGSMGTASYLLRGTDTAMQKTFGSTCHGAGRVSSRKAAKKAVRGADISMELRKQGIIVKAPSGNAIAEEAPQMYKSSDEVVRVVDEAGLSTIVSRLMPLGVIKG; translated from the coding sequence AAGCACTTGGCAGGACTCTTGAAGAGGGAGCTGTCCGCCAGTGTGCAAATGTCGCAACCCTTCCCGGAATCATCGGGCATTCATATGGGATGCCGGATATCCACTGGGGATATGGGTTTCCAATAGGTGGTGTCGCCGCGTTTTCGAGGGACGGGGGGGTCATCTCGCCCGGTGGCGTTGGCTTTGATATCAACTGTGGTGTCAGGCTGATCACCATACCGCTTGAAGCCCGTGATCTGAGGGATCTTGAATCGATCATCGCACGCCTCTATGATGGCGTGCCAACCGGTGTGGGCTCAAAGAGTTCTTTTTCCCTCTCCCGGTCAGGGCTTCTCGATCTCGTTTTGGAAGGCTCGCCCTATGCAATCAAAGAAGGATTTGGCCTTCCCGAAGATGCATCACACTGTGAGGAGGGCGGGTGCATGAAAGAGGCGAGCCTTGAGTCTCTCAGTGATAAAGCAATACAACGTGGCATCCCCCAGTGCGGCACCCTTGGATCAGGAAACCATTTCCTTGAGCTGCAGGTGGTATCTGAGATCAGGGATAGAGAGGCAGCAGATACATTTGGTATCACTGAAGGGATGGTCTGCTGTATGATCCATTGCGGCTCCCGTGGATTTGGCCACCAGGTCTGTACAGATCATATCAAAACACTTGATAAAGCCTCGAAGAAATATGGAATCAAACTTCCGGACCGCCAGCTTGCCTGCGCCCCGCTCACCTCACCGGAGGGGGAGGGGTACTTCTCGGCGATGGCAGCAGCTGCAAACTATGCCTGGGCAAACCGCCAGATTATCACCCACCAGGTACGAACAATCTTTGAGTCGGCCTTTGGCATCGCATACAGGGAGATGCCGCTTGTCTATGATGTTGCGCATAATATAGCCAAATGGGAGATGCATGAGGTGGATGGAGAGAATAGCGAGGTCTGCGTCCACCGGAAAGGTGCAACACGGGCCTTTGGCCCCGGCAGACACGAGCTCCCCGGCAGGTATCAGAAAACCGGGCAGCCGGTGATTATTCCCGGAAGCATGGGGACCGCATCATACCTGCTCCGTGGAACAGATACAGCCATGCAGAAAACATTTGGCAGTACCTGCCATGGCGCGGGGAGGGTGAGCAGCAGGAAGGCTGCAAAGAAAGCTGTCAGGGGAGCAGACATTTCAATGGAACTCAGGAAACAGGGGATCATTGTGAAAGCACCTTCTGGCAATGCAATCGCTGAGGAAGCACCGCAGATGTATAAGTCAAGTGACGAGGTGGTGCGGGTTGTTGATGAAGCCGGGCTCTCGACGATCGTTTCCCGCCTGATGCCACTTGGCGTTATCAAAGGATGA